A stretch of the Uranotaenia lowii strain MFRU-FL chromosome 3, ASM2978415v1, whole genome shotgun sequence genome encodes the following:
- the LOC129751960 gene encoding uncharacterized protein LOC129751960 — translation MVRGTKSKRARDELDKSQDTAEPSDLLSRIQSMIDAAIQELVSKIQETNAELRAEINTLRKEVQTYKVESMNEIQRVTDSIAKSIVGRPAIHKVHRAPNQLVIISKLSSAQLAIPAKHWRPVSPEISHASSRQKIFRSTPAFDVWRRLSERGTLLWCDFCDQFPSSCEWSGPSRVPKSLQLPPVCCSNPIVWSGLDRSIFTRYALKMKRNEMWCENGQRQSGGSIWRLLSKSKRPIAQTSSQAIGLNRWACQNSSR, via the exons ATGGTGAGAGGTACCAAATCAAAACGCGCCAGGGACGAACTGGATAAGTCTCAAGATACTGCCGAACCTAGTGATCTACTGAGTCGTATTCAATCTATGATTGATGCAGCCATCCAGGAACTTGTGTCAAAAATCCAAGAAACAAATGCTGAGCTGCGTGCTGAAATCAACACCCTGCGGAAAGAAGTTCAGACTTACAAGGTTGAAAGTATGAATGAAATACAACGGGTAACCGACTCTATTGCAAAG TCAATAGTAGGGCGGCCGGCGATTCATAAAGTTCACCGCGCACCAAATCAGCTGGTCATCATCTCTAAGCTCAGCTCAGCTCAGCTCGCAATCCCAGCTAAGCACTGGAGGCCCGTTTCACCAGAAATCTCCCACGCCTCATCTCGGCAAAAGATCTTTCGAAGTACACCGGCGTTTGACGTTTGGCGGCGGCTGTCTGAGCGAGGTACTTTGTTGTGGTGCGATTTCTGCG ATCAGTTCCCTTCCTCTTGTGAATGGTCAGGCCCTAGTCGAGTACCGAAAAGCTTGCAACTTCCTCCGGTGTGCTGTAGTAATCCCATTGTCTGGTCTGGTCTGGACCGATCAATCTTCACCCGATACGCCCTCAAAATGAAGCGAAACGAAATGTGGTGTGAAAATGGACAACGGCAGTCTGGCGGTTCGATATGGCGATTATTAAGTAAATCGAAACGCCCAATAGCTCAGACCTCATCGCAGGCCATTGGGCTGAATCGATGGGCCTGTCAGAATAGTTCGCGCTAA